A stretch of Desulfovibrio sp. UIB00 DNA encodes these proteins:
- a CDS encoding sensor domain-containing diguanylate cyclase: MQKTTSESFCWAVDPDLNYRHVDAVKEQLLELPAGSLAGNSLVHCMHPDDAAMLRQAIAPAKPRALTGCTVRYVCPRGTHTVTSLNIRPVHSASGAFLGFEGEERSIGSVDMRDDLAPIFEEVFAHDFMALCIVNRDGQLLAVNAQYAIIANKPANALVRSHILEAGIPSVDVVDEAFRVLPSREVIPEQEIIWDGKDYVMSIYALPNACGELHSICVSLRDISLRKGLERRLEAANRQLEAMNLKDYLTGVFNRRHFDEALQREVARLAREGGDMCVAMVDVDKFKLYNDAYGHLAGDDCLARAAKAMSAALFRPGDELFRYGGEEFAIIMPHTGKESATMVAERVREAISALRIPHCQSALGRVTISIGVAALSSACALSGHTACEKLIRVADKALYAAKNSGRNKVASATCSIAESD, translated from the coding sequence CTGAACTACCGTCATGTGGATGCGGTAAAGGAACAGTTGCTGGAATTACCAGCGGGATCCCTCGCGGGTAATTCTCTGGTTCATTGCATGCACCCGGACGATGCCGCCATGCTGCGCCAAGCCATTGCTCCTGCCAAACCCAGGGCGCTCACAGGCTGCACCGTGCGCTATGTGTGCCCAAGAGGTACACACACGGTTACCAGCCTGAACATAAGGCCCGTGCACAGTGCCAGCGGTGCATTTCTCGGCTTTGAGGGCGAAGAGCGCAGCATAGGCTCTGTAGATATGCGCGATGATCTCGCGCCAATTTTTGAGGAGGTGTTCGCGCACGATTTCATGGCGCTCTGCATCGTTAACAGGGATGGGCAACTGTTGGCGGTCAACGCACAGTATGCCATTATTGCGAACAAGCCCGCCAACGCCCTGGTGCGTTCCCACATTCTTGAAGCGGGCATCCCTTCCGTTGACGTGGTGGACGAGGCTTTCAGGGTACTCCCATCTAGAGAAGTCATTCCCGAACAGGAGATCATCTGGGACGGCAAGGACTACGTCATGTCCATCTACGCCCTGCCCAATGCCTGCGGCGAGCTTCACTCCATCTGTGTGTCGCTGCGCGACATAAGTCTGCGCAAGGGGTTGGAACGTCGGCTGGAGGCCGCCAATCGGCAACTGGAAGCAATGAATCTCAAGGATTACCTGACAGGCGTGTTCAACCGCCGCCATTTTGATGAAGCCCTGCAAAGGGAAGTGGCGCGCCTTGCGCGGGAAGGCGGCGACATGTGTGTTGCCATGGTCGATGTGGACAAGTTCAAGCTGTACAACGATGCCTATGGGCACCTTGCCGGGGACGACTGCCTTGCCCGTGCGGCAAAGGCCATGAGCGCCGCTCTTTTCAGACCCGGTGACGAACTGTTCCGCTACGGCGGCGAGGAATTCGCCATCATCATGCCCCATACAGGGAAGGAAAGCGCCACAATGGTTGCCGAACGCGTGCGCGAAGCCATCAGCGCCCTGCGCATCCCCCACTGCCAAAGCGCCCTTGGGCGTGTGACCATCAGCATCGGGGTTGCGGCGCTTAGCTCGGCCTGCGCCCTGTCAGGGCATACTGCCTGCGAAAAACTCATCAGAGTAGCGGACAAAGCCCTGTACGCCGCTAAGAACAGCGGTCGCAACAAGGTCGCCTCAGCCACGTGCAGCATTGCCGAGAGCGATTAA
- the sppA gene encoding signal peptide peptidase SppA: MNTESPLSMSAMPDGGLAESAPAAASSAAPAPSAGQSCACPLAQVPANVWKDLLRRPFRKRHPVIFWGLILLLLAGVGVFGAALGSNGLMGGQRIALVSVSGPIMDPEPALEWIRKVERDPMIAGVLLRVDSPGGGAAASQEIYSAVRELARKKPVAVSMGSLAASGGLMVSMAGSRVFANASTVTGSIGVRMDIPQLQGLMGKIGVGQETITTAPYKDAGSYMRPLSTEQRDYFKKVLDDMHQQFVDIVADGRHMEHARAAALASGKIFTGREAVQLGLVDELGGQQTALAWLAEQCGVPAERKLVTRPKEGGWLPRSLKTMLGVDLSALGSLSSSSPVFLYQF; encoded by the coding sequence TTGAATACAGAGTCTCCGCTTTCCATGTCCGCCATGCCCGATGGCGGCCTGGCCGAATCTGCACCAGCTGCGGCGTCCTCAGCAGCGCCTGCCCCCTCGGCTGGGCAGTCCTGCGCCTGCCCGCTGGCCCAGGTTCCGGCAAACGTGTGGAAGGATCTGCTGCGTCGCCCATTCCGTAAGCGGCATCCGGTCATCTTTTGGGGGCTTATACTGCTTTTGCTGGCAGGTGTCGGTGTGTTTGGCGCTGCTCTTGGCAGCAACGGCCTCATGGGCGGCCAGCGCATAGCCCTTGTGTCTGTTTCCGGCCCCATCATGGATCCGGAACCTGCCCTTGAATGGATACGCAAGGTGGAGCGCGACCCCATGATAGCGGGCGTACTGTTGCGTGTGGATTCGCCTGGCGGGGGCGCTGCGGCATCGCAGGAAATTTATAGCGCCGTGCGAGAACTGGCCCGCAAAAAGCCCGTGGCTGTAAGCATGGGGTCTTTGGCCGCATCGGGCGGGCTGATGGTCAGCATGGCGGGGTCGCGCGTGTTTGCCAATGCCTCCACCGTGACAGGTTCCATTGGCGTTCGCATGGATATTCCGCAGTTGCAGGGCCTTATGGGCAAAATCGGGGTGGGGCAGGAGACAATAACCACCGCTCCCTACAAAGACGCCGGTTCCTACATGCGCCCGCTGAGCACCGAGCAGCGCGACTATTTTAAAAAAGTGCTGGATGACATGCACCAGCAGTTTGTGGATATCGTGGCCGATGGACGGCATATGGAGCATGCCCGCGCCGCCGCGCTTGCCAGCGGCAAGATTTTTACTGGGCGGGAGGCCGTGCAGCTTGGACTGGTGGACGAACTGGGCGGGCAGCAAACGGCTTTGGCCTGGCTTGCGGAACAGTGCGGCGTACCAGCAGAGCGCAAGCTTGTGACCCGGCCCAAGGAAGGCGGTTGGCTGCCGCGCAGCCTCAAAACCATGCTCGGGGTTGATCTGAGCGCACTGGGCAGCCTTTCTTCCAGCAGCCCTGTGTTTCTTTACCAGTTTTAG
- a CDS encoding AMP-binding protein — MEEKVRERQAQFELREWTLGQVLDHTVARFPDNEALVYPDRNYRQTWSEFGALVDDFAKGLMALGVQKGEKVAVWATNVPYWVALQFATAKIGAILITVNTNYREHELRYLLTHSECENIFLIDSVRDHDYLDTLYRIAPELRLQSRDRFVCKSLPHLKRVCFLGAEKHRGMYSVPEILSLSVMVDEAEYAARQALLQPWDVINMQYTSGTTGFPRGVMLTHVGVGLNGYWIGRHQNFGPEDRVCLPVPLFHCFGCVLGVSAAVNHGATMVILESFNALKVLAALDSERCTAVYGVPTMFLAELEHPLFKRFDLSHMRTGIMAGSVCPEPLMRRVVDDMNMTEITICYGLTEASPVMTQSDIHDPLSLRCETVGCAMPGIEVRVGDPDTCEELSRGEVGEILCRGYNVMKGYYNMPDDTAKAISPEGWLHSGDLGVMDENGYLRVTGRIKDMIIRGGENIYPREVEEFLMGMPGILDVQVVAVPSRKYGEEVAAFIIPRPGVEILPEDVRDFCRGKVSWYKIPKYIKTITGFPLTASGKIQKFKLREMAAEFWPEPMQR; from the coding sequence ATGGAAGAAAAAGTTCGTGAGCGTCAGGCGCAGTTTGAACTGCGCGAATGGACGTTGGGGCAGGTGCTTGACCACACGGTGGCGCGCTTTCCCGATAATGAAGCATTAGTATACCCTGACCGCAACTATCGCCAGACCTGGAGCGAATTTGGCGCTCTGGTGGACGATTTTGCCAAGGGGTTGATGGCTCTTGGCGTGCAGAAGGGTGAAAAGGTCGCGGTATGGGCCACCAACGTGCCTTACTGGGTGGCTTTGCAATTCGCCACGGCAAAAATTGGCGCCATACTGATTACGGTAAACACCAATTATCGTGAACACGAATTGCGCTACCTGCTCACCCACTCCGAGTGCGAAAATATTTTTCTTATCGACAGTGTGCGCGACCACGACTATCTGGACACCCTTTACCGCATCGCGCCCGAGCTGCGTTTGCAGTCGCGCGACAGGTTTGTGTGCAAGAGCCTGCCCCACCTCAAGCGCGTGTGCTTTTTGGGGGCGGAAAAGCACCGGGGCATGTACTCCGTGCCGGAAATACTCTCCCTTTCCGTCATGGTGGACGAGGCGGAATACGCTGCTCGTCAGGCCCTGCTCCAGCCGTGGGATGTCATCAACATGCAGTACACCTCGGGCACCACGGGCTTTCCGCGCGGGGTCATGCTGACCCATGTGGGCGTGGGGCTGAACGGGTACTGGATTGGTCGCCACCAGAATTTCGGCCCGGAAGACAGGGTGTGCCTGCCCGTGCCGCTGTTCCACTGCTTCGGCTGCGTGCTTGGCGTCTCCGCCGCAGTGAACCACGGCGCGACCATGGTTATTCTTGAGTCGTTCAACGCGCTCAAGGTGCTGGCTGCGCTCGACAGCGAACGTTGCACTGCCGTATACGGCGTGCCCACCATGTTTCTGGCAGAGCTGGAGCACCCGCTTTTCAAGCGTTTTGACCTTTCGCACATGCGCACCGGCATCATGGCCGGTTCTGTCTGCCCCGAGCCGCTCATGCGCCGCGTGGTGGACGACATGAACATGACGGAAATCACCATTTGCTACGGCCTTACGGAAGCCTCGCCGGTGATGACCCAGTCAGATATTCATGATCCCCTGTCGCTGCGCTGCGAAACCGTGGGTTGCGCCATGCCCGGCATTGAAGTGCGCGTGGGCGACCCCGACACCTGCGAGGAACTGTCGCGCGGCGAGGTGGGCGAAATCCTCTGCCGTGGCTACAATGTCATGAAGGGCTACTACAATATGCCCGATGACACGGCCAAGGCCATCAGCCCCGAAGGCTGGTTGCATTCCGGCGATCTGGGCGTTATGGACGAAAACGGCTACCTGCGCGTGACGGGCCGCATCAAGGATATGATTATCCGTGGCGGCGAAAATATCTATCCGCGTGAGGTTGAAGAGTTCCTTATGGGCATGCCCGGCATTCTGGACGTGCAGGTTGTGGCTGTTCCCAGCCGCAAGTACGGCGAAGAGGTCGCGGCCTTCATCATCCCCCGTCCTGGCGTGGAAATTCTGCCGGAAGACGTGCGCGATTTTTGTCGCGGCAAGGTGTCGTGGTACAAGATACCCAAGTACATCAAAACAATAACAGGGTTCCCGCTCACCGCCAGCGGCAAGATCCAGAAATTCAAACTGCGCGAAATGGCCGCAGAATTCTGGCCTGAACCCATGCAACGCTAA
- a CDS encoding cupin domain-containing protein: MPPVRTIGSRIRGFREEREVDLQTLSQNTGLTEDYLEKLESDAIYPCIGPLQKVARALGVRLGTFLDDQFSRDPVVSSINGEAEADEALHTGRVPRPSYTYHALAKGKNDRNMEPFHIRIFPESGERKTTSHQGEEFICVLKGELLVVYGRETRVLKPGETIYYNSIVPHYVGAAGDEPVEFLAVTYNP; this comes from the coding sequence ATGCCCCCCGTGCGTACCATTGGTTCCCGCATCCGTGGATTTCGCGAAGAACGCGAAGTTGACCTGCAAACTCTCTCCCAGAATACGGGCCTTACGGAAGACTATCTTGAAAAGCTGGAGTCAGACGCCATCTATCCCTGCATCGGCCCCCTGCAAAAGGTGGCCCGCGCCCTTGGCGTGCGCCTTGGCACTTTTCTGGACGACCAGTTTTCGCGCGACCCGGTGGTGAGCAGCATCAATGGCGAGGCCGAGGCCGATGAAGCCCTGCATACAGGGCGCGTCCCCCGCCCCAGCTATACCTATCATGCGCTGGCCAAGGGCAAGAATGACCGCAACATGGAACCCTTCCATATCCGCATTTTCCCCGAGAGCGGTGAACGCAAGACCACCTCGCACCAGGGCGAGGAATTTATCTGCGTGCTCAAGGGCGAACTGCTTGTGGTCTATGGGCGCGAAACCCGCGTGCTCAAGCCTGGCGAAACAATTTACTACAATTCCATTGTGCCGCATTACGTGGGCGCAGCTGGCGACGAGCCTGTGGAATTTCTGGCTGTGACATACAATCCCTAG
- the hypF gene encoding carbamoyltransferase HypF, protein MSKQPMVRRAFVASGQVQGVGFRPFVYRLAAEGGLTGTVGNTSQGVRMELQGAEAEVQRFGRRLRAELPPLARLTNVDEHDLPVVGDETAFRIVSSSGQAAHSVLVSPDMGVCADCLADMRDPDNPRYQYAFTNCTNCGPRYTITRSIPYDRAVTSMSCFPLCPRCSAEYADPADRRFHAQPVACPTCGPRLWFVDAAAASKGQTAPTAENQQQALEQAVQTLLHGGILALKGLGGFQLACDARNAQSLQELRRRKTRPHKPLALMVGDLATARALCELTPEHEALLQSPEKPVVLCPRRSATQNSATTRNDAAYLPHEVAPDTGKIGIMLAYTPLHAVLFSRLAECAPLPPVLVMTSANAGGEPICLGNREALARLAHLTDAWLLHDRDILVRVDDSVVTLQPSLSGTNAHGASAPAPQLAEPLFYRRARGYVPRPVFLPKAEQNAPCVLGTGAELKATICLTRGAEAFVGQHIGDLENPATLSFYEEVASHLEKLLEVRPEALVCDAHPDFLSTRYAEARAEREGLPLWRLQHHAAHAAAVLAENSHYGPALALCLDGTGLGDDGTVWGGELLFMELEQAQWRRVGRLAPFALPGGDAAVRQPWRIALALRNLCEQAEIPLPSLHTPWLPEQAQATAAVTEMLRRDINCPATSSCGRLFDAVAAQLGLCLDTSYEGQAAIRLEDAANRAQERIRTALEGKACDKDVAALIWPVGVALHHNLLEMDSAGLFALVAQAQAQGMDATEAAARFHLSLARALACMAGRAARKLGVNCVGLTGGVLQNATLARLLPLALVEQGLTALTHHELPPGDGGLSLGQAVWGRRMLARAKL, encoded by the coding sequence ATGAGCAAACAACCGATGGTCAGAAGGGCCTTTGTGGCCTCCGGGCAAGTGCAGGGCGTGGGTTTTCGCCCCTTTGTCTACCGCCTGGCCGCCGAGGGCGGGCTTACAGGCACTGTGGGCAATACCTCTCAAGGCGTGCGTATGGAACTGCAGGGCGCAGAGGCAGAAGTGCAGCGCTTTGGCCGCCGCCTGCGCGCCGAACTGCCGCCGCTGGCACGGCTGACCAACGTGGACGAACACGACTTGCCTGTTGTAGGGGACGAAACAGCATTCCGCATTGTTTCCAGCTCAGGGCAGGCAGCGCACAGCGTGCTTGTAAGCCCGGATATGGGCGTATGCGCCGACTGCCTTGCCGACATGCGCGATCCGGACAATCCGCGCTACCAGTACGCCTTTACCAACTGCACCAACTGCGGGCCGCGCTACACCATCACGCGCTCCATTCCCTATGACCGCGCCGTTACGTCCATGAGCTGTTTTCCGCTTTGCCCCCGGTGCAGCGCGGAATACGCCGACCCGGCAGACAGGCGTTTTCATGCCCAGCCCGTGGCCTGCCCAACGTGCGGCCCGCGTTTGTGGTTTGTGGATGCGGCTGCGGCCAGCAAAGGACAAACTGCGCCGACCGCAGAAAATCAGCAACAGGCTTTGGAACAGGCCGTACAGACCCTGCTCCACGGCGGGATTCTGGCGCTCAAAGGCCTGGGGGGCTTCCAACTGGCCTGCGACGCGCGTAATGCCCAAAGTCTGCAGGAGCTGCGGCGGCGCAAAACACGCCCGCACAAACCGCTGGCCCTCATGGTTGGCGATCTGGCAACAGCCCGCGCCCTGTGCGAGCTCACGCCGGAACACGAGGCCCTGCTGCAAAGCCCGGAAAAGCCCGTTGTTCTCTGCCCCCGCCGCAGTGCGACGCAGAACAGCGCAACAACACGGAATGATGCCGCCTATTTGCCGCACGAGGTAGCCCCTGATACTGGCAAAATTGGTATCATGCTGGCATACACGCCCCTGCATGCCGTACTTTTCAGCCGCCTTGCGGAATGCGCGCCCTTGCCGCCCGTGCTGGTCATGACCTCGGCCAACGCCGGGGGCGAACCCATTTGCCTTGGCAACCGCGAGGCTCTGGCCCGGCTTGCCCATCTCACGGACGCATGGCTGCTGCACGACCGGGATATTCTGGTGCGTGTGGACGACAGCGTGGTGACGCTCCAGCCGAGCTTGTCCGGTACGAATGCGCACGGCGCATCTGCGCCCGCGCCCCAGCTGGCCGAGCCGCTGTTCTATCGCCGCGCCCGGGGCTATGTGCCGCGCCCGGTTTTTCTGCCCAAGGCGGAGCAAAACGCCCCCTGCGTGTTGGGAACCGGTGCGGAACTCAAGGCCACCATCTGCCTGACGCGCGGAGCCGAGGCATTTGTGGGCCAGCACATCGGCGATCTGGAGAATCCCGCCACCCTGAGTTTTTATGAGGAGGTGGCCTCGCATCTGGAAAAGCTGCTGGAAGTGCGGCCCGAGGCTCTGGTGTGCGATGCGCATCCCGATTTTCTTTCCACCCGCTATGCTGAGGCCCGCGCTGAACGCGAAGGCCTGCCCCTGTGGCGCTTGCAGCACCACGCCGCCCACGCAGCTGCCGTTTTGGCCGAAAACAGCCACTACGGCCCGGCCCTGGCCCTCTGCCTTGACGGCACGGGCCTGGGCGACGACGGCACAGTCTGGGGCGGAGAGCTGCTGTTCATGGAGCTTGAACAGGCCCAGTGGCGCAGGGTGGGCCGTCTGGCCCCCTTTGCCTTGCCTGGCGGAGATGCGGCGGTGCGCCAACCCTGGCGCATTGCGCTGGCCCTGCGCAATCTGTGCGAGCAGGCGGAAATTCCTCTTCCATCACTGCACACCCCCTGGCTGCCGGAACAAGCGCAGGCCACCGCTGCGGTGACAGAAATGCTGCGGCGCGACATCAACTGCCCGGCCACGTCCAGTTGCGGACGCCTCTTTGATGCGGTGGCCGCGCAATTGGGGCTGTGCCTAGATACAAGTTATGAAGGTCAGGCCGCCATCCGCCTTGAAGATGCCGCAAACCGCGCCCAAGAACGCATCCGAACTGCGCTTGAGGGCAAGGCGTGCGACAAGGACGTGGCCGCGCTGATCTGGCCCGTTGGTGTTGCGCTTCACCACAATTTGCTCGAAATGGACAGCGCGGGCCTGTTTGCCCTCGTTGCGCAGGCGCAGGCGCAGGGAATGGACGCCACAGAAGCTGCGGCACGTTTTCACCTCAGCCTTGCGCGGGCGCTGGCATGTATGGCGGGCCGTGCAGCCCGCAAACTGGGCGTGAATTGTGTGGGCCTCACCGGCGGCGTATTGCAGAATGCCACGCTGGCGCGGCTGCTGCCGCTGGCGTTGGTGGAGCAGGGACTCACAGCCCTCACCCACCATGAATTGCCGCCAGGTGATGGAGGGCTTTCCCTCGGTCAGGCCGTGTGGGGCAGAAGGATGCTGGCAAGGGCGAAACTCTGA
- a CDS encoding RsmB/NOP family class I SAM-dependent RNA methyltransferase translates to MPKTLIRSFRLVCAPEQVPAVEALLRAQGYDFEPEPFSPLCRRLVAEPRPLGGSLAAFFGYIYIQDRSSMLPPLALAPSAGSAVLDMCASPGSKTGFLAQLVGRNGFVLGNEPSPTRLGTLRANLHQLNLIQAATCSYSGDALPLRPGSWDAILLDPPCSGWGTAEKHPQVLKLWQGDKLDSLTGLQRRLLRHAASLLRPGGRLVYSTCTTNVDENEAQVRFAEQELGLEREHLDPIPGFVWEELPGGEGTLRVDGARSQAQGFYVALFRKPGHANTVALPFESNVSEPQETVFEASANVPSGMQSAGQRNGRRVGRNRGDGPAGKPVERPSGSPLPPESLVGVTCNPDLLPSGRAVLYGEHVRFVPPQATALLPPGCVWQGALLGKLCGGTLDAAPRLRVLMQSPPDAASSLVLDDVGDITALLSGQSRQTGLNGREAGLWWRDLPLGRIVLKQGRAIAGFK, encoded by the coding sequence ATGCCGAAAACTCTTATCCGTTCCTTCCGTCTGGTATGCGCCCCGGAGCAGGTGCCCGCAGTGGAGGCCCTGCTGCGCGCCCAGGGGTATGATTTTGAGCCGGAACCTTTTTCTCCCCTGTGTCGCCGCCTTGTGGCCGAGCCGCGCCCGCTTGGTGGTTCGCTGGCTGCATTTTTCGGCTACATTTATATACAGGACCGTTCATCCATGTTGCCGCCGCTGGCGCTGGCTCCCTCTGCTGGCAGCGCCGTGCTCGACATGTGCGCAAGCCCCGGCAGCAAGACGGGCTTTCTGGCCCAGCTTGTGGGGCGCAATGGTTTTGTGCTCGGCAACGAGCCGTCGCCCACGCGCCTTGGCACCCTGCGGGCCAACCTGCACCAGCTTAATCTGATACAGGCCGCCACCTGCTCCTACAGCGGGGATGCCCTGCCTTTGCGGCCCGGCTCATGGGACGCCATCCTGCTTGATCCTCCCTGTTCCGGATGGGGAACCGCAGAAAAGCACCCGCAGGTGCTCAAGCTCTGGCAGGGCGACAAGCTCGACAGCCTCACCGGGCTGCAACGCCGTCTGCTGCGCCATGCAGCCTCGCTGCTGCGCCCCGGCGGGCGGCTGGTGTATTCCACCTGTACGACCAATGTGGATGAAAACGAGGCGCAGGTGCGCTTTGCCGAGCAGGAGCTGGGGCTGGAGCGCGAACATCTTGATCCCATCCCCGGTTTCGTGTGGGAGGAGCTACCCGGCGGCGAAGGCACCTTGCGCGTGGACGGCGCGCGCTCGCAGGCTCAGGGATTTTATGTGGCCCTTTTTCGCAAACCGGGCCATGCGAATACGGTGGCTCTGCCCTTTGAAAGCAACGTGTCTGAGCCGCAGGAAACCGTTTTTGAAGCCTCTGCGAACGTTCCCTCCGGGATGCAGAGCGCTGGTCAGCGCAATGGGCGGCGTGTCGGGCGTAATCGCGGTGATGGCCCAGCGGGAAAGCCCGTTGAACGTCCTTCAGGCAGTCCGTTGCCGCCGGAAAGCCTGGTGGGCGTCACCTGCAACCCTGACCTGCTGCCCTCAGGGCGGGCGGTGCTGTACGGTGAGCACGTCCGTTTTGTGCCGCCGCAGGCCACAGCTCTTTTGCCCCCCGGTTGTGTATGGCAGGGGGCATTGCTGGGCAAGCTCTGCGGCGGAACGCTGGATGCTGCGCCGCGCCTGCGCGTGCTCATGCAGTCGCCGCCGGATGCCGCCTCCAGCCTGGTGCTGGACGATGTGGGCGATATCACGGCCCTGTTGAGCGGGCAAAGCCGCCAGACAGGGCTGAACGGGCGCGAGGCTGGCCTGTGGTGGCGCGATCTGCCTTTGGGGCGCATTGTCCTCAAGCAGGGCAGGGCCATAGCCGGATTCAAATAG